Proteins from a genomic interval of Candidatus Annandia pinicola:
- the lysA gene encoding diaminopimelate decarboxylase, protein MSILLQKFELNIYNVIYNYVIKSYKGPFWFYNANIIKNKIMKLKKFDIIRFAQKSCSNINILKLIKKYNVQIDAVSYGEIERALESGFDINKIIFTSDIFDYYSLKKIIKHKITVNIGSIDMLHQLGKLSPGHKIWIRINPGFGHGHNKKTNTGGENSKHGIWYNSILLHDIIKKYNFKLKGIHMHIGSGVDYKHLQNVCYSMMNQITYKNKNILFISAGGGLSIPYKKKEKTIDIKHYFNLWNNVRNKISNYLGHKIQLEIEPGRFLTAESGMLVTQIKSVKYIKNKYFVLIDAGFNDLLRPVMYGSYHKISIIDYNGNHISKNNFKIPTVIGGPLCESGDIFTQKSNGEIKIRFLPKVFPGDYLIFHDTGAYGASMSSNYNSRPLIPEILFYRNELKIIRKKQRMNDLLKLEK, encoded by the coding sequence ATGTCTATTTTATTACAAAAATTTGAATTAAATATATATAATGTTATATATAATTACGTAATAAAAAGCTATAAGGGTCCATTTTGGTTTTATAATGCAAATATTATTAAAAATAAAATAATGAAATTAAAAAAATTTGATATTATAAGATTTGCTCAAAAATCATGTTCTAATATTAATATTTTAAAATTAATAAAAAAATATAATGTACAAATTGATGCAGTTTCTTATGGAGAAATAGAAAGAGCTTTAGAATCTGGATTTGATATAAATAAAATTATATTTACATCCGATATTTTTGATTACTATTCATTAAAAAAAATAATTAAACATAAAATAACAGTTAATATAGGTTCTATAGATATGTTACATCAATTAGGTAAATTATCTCCTGGTCATAAAATTTGGATAAGAATAAATCCTGGTTTTGGTCATGGACATAATAAAAAAACTAATACTGGGGGTGAAAATAGTAAACATGGAATTTGGTATAATAGTATATTATTACATGACATAATAAAAAAATATAATTTTAAATTAAAAGGAATACATATGCATATAGGTTCTGGAGTAGATTATAAACATCTACAAAATGTATGCTACTCAATGATGAATCAAATAACATATAAAAACAAAAATATTTTATTTATTTCAGCAGGTGGGGGGTTATCAATACCTTATAAAAAAAAAGAAAAAACTATTGATATTAAACATTATTTTAATTTATGGAATAATGTTAGAAATAAAATTTCTAATTATTTAGGTCATAAAATACAATTAGAAATAGAACCAGGAAGATTTTTAACTGCTGAATCAGGAATGTTAGTAACTCAAATTAAATCAGTAAAGTATATAAAAAATAAATATTTTGTTTTAATAGATGCTGGTTTTAATGATTTATTAAGGCCTGTAATGTATGGTAGTTATCATAAAATTTCTATTATAGATTATAATGGAAATCATATTTCTAAAAATAATTTTAAAATTCCTACTGTAATAGGAGGTCCTTTATGTGAATCTGGAGATATATTTACTCAAAAATCTAATGGTGAAATTAAAATAAGATTTTTACCAAAAGTATTTCCTGGAGATTATTTAATATTTCATGATACTGGGGCTTATGGTGCTTCAATGTCATCTAATTATAACAGCAGGCCATTAATACCTGAAATATTATTTTATAGAAATGAATTAAAAATTATTAGAAAAAAACAAAGAATGAATGATTTATTAAAATTAGAAAAATAA
- the miaA gene encoding tRNA (adenosine(37)-N6)-dimethylallyltransferase MiaA has protein sequence MKNYHIIIFLMGPTSVGKTSLAIKLYKKLNVDIISVDSAMIYKYMNIGTAKPTYNELKKTPHYLINIKKPTEYYSVAKFIKDVKIRIKKTIKKKKIPLLVGGSMLYYKLLLNGFSYLPKRNIKIRNYINYLSYNIGYNKLYKYLCYIDPIYSKLIHPNDKNRIIRSIEVFLISKKNMTYYKNIKNKKLPYKVIQFAIIPRLREILYNNITIRFKKMIKLGLEKEAYKIFKNPNFNIMLPSSKCIGYNQLYSYFLKKITYEEMIYKSICSTRRLVKKQLSYLRNWKYKVNYMYNYNNKNNIKIIINKIKKYI, from the coding sequence ATGAAAAATTATCATATAATTATTTTCTTAATGGGACCAACTAGTGTTGGTAAAACATCTTTAGCAATAAAATTATATAAAAAACTTAATGTTGATATTATAAGCGTAGATTCTGCTATGATATATAAATATATGAATATTGGTACAGCAAAACCAACTTATAATGAATTAAAAAAAACTCCTCATTATTTAATTAATATTAAAAAACCTACAGAATATTATTCTGTTGCAAAATTTATTAAAGATGTAAAAATAAGAATAAAAAAAACTATAAAAAAAAAAAAGATACCATTATTAGTAGGTGGTAGTATGTTATATTACAAATTATTATTAAATGGATTTAGTTATTTACCAAAAAGAAATATTAAAATTAGAAACTATATAAATTATTTATCTTACAATATAGGTTATAATAAATTATATAAATATTTATGTTATATTGATCCAATTTATAGTAAATTAATACATCCTAATGACAAAAATAGAATAATTAGATCAATTGAAGTTTTTTTAATATCTAAAAAAAATATGACATATTATAAAAATATAAAAAATAAAAAATTACCTTATAAAGTTATTCAATTTGCTATAATACCGCGTTTAAGAGAAATATTATATAATAATATTACTATACGTTTTAAAAAAATGATAAAATTAGGTTTAGAAAAAGAAGCTTATAAAATATTTAAAAATCCTAATTTTAATATAATGTTACCATCTTCTAAATGTATAGGATATAATCAATTATATTCTTATTTTTTAAAAAAAATAACTTATGAAGAAATGATATATAAAAGTATATGTTCTACAAGAAGACTAGTAAAAAAACAATTATCTTATTTAAGAAATTGGAAATATAAAGTTAATTATATGTATAATTATAATAATAAAAATAATATAAAAATAATTATAAATAAAATAAAAAAATATATTTAA
- the rlmB gene encoding 23S rRNA (guanosine(2251)-2'-O)-methyltransferase RlmB yields the protein MYEIVFGIHVIESIIKNNISIIKKIIIKNNQNNRLKLLQNKLKINGIKIHYANKNYLDKLSKSKKNQGVIAYIKEYKNKYNEKNISKIIKCNTNNNIFLILNNIQDPRNLGACLRTAASIGISAVIITKNKSASITPLVRKISCGAIDKIPIIIVNNLLNTIKKFKKNNINIIGLDEKSKNIIYKTKILLPIAIILGSEGNGINKTIKKECDFLVSIPTLPTMSSLNVSVATGVCLFEITRQNKYI from the coding sequence ATGTATGAAATAGTATTTGGAATACATGTAATAGAATCTATAATAAAAAATAATATTTCTATAATAAAAAAAATTATTATTAAAAATAATCAAAATAATAGATTAAAATTATTACAAAATAAATTAAAGATTAATGGTATTAAAATACATTATGCAAATAAAAATTACTTAGATAAATTATCTAAAAGTAAAAAAAATCAAGGTGTTATAGCTTATATAAAAGAATATAAAAATAAATACAATGAAAAAAATATAAGTAAAATTATTAAATGTAATACTAATAATAATATATTTTTAATTTTAAATAACATTCAAGATCCTCGAAATTTAGGTGCATGTTTACGAACTGCTGCTTCTATAGGTATAAGTGCTGTTATTATTACAAAAAATAAATCTGCAAGTATCACACCTTTAGTAAGAAAAATTTCATGTGGAGCAATTGATAAAATTCCAATTATTATTGTAAATAATTTATTAAATACTATAAAAAAATTTAAAAAAAATAATATAAATATTATAGGATTGGATGAAAAATCTAAAAATATAATATATAAAACTAAAATTTTATTACCTATTGCTATAATTTTAGGTTCAGAAGGTAATGGTATAAATAAAACAATTAAAAAAGAATGTGATTTTTTAGTTTCTATTCCAACTTTACCTACCATGAGTTCTTTAAATGTTTCTGTAGCAACAGGAGTGTGTTTATTTGAAATAACAAGACAAAATAAATATATTTAA
- the rpsF gene encoding 30S ribosomal protein S6 — translation MRNYEIVIIFCTEVVNKIHDIVKLYKKIINKDNGKIHRIEYWGLRKLAYPIKRINHAYYMLINIEVTKKIINNLRYEFKLNNIIIRNLIIRKKKPCIGDSFILRKSKKKLKKNKKKI, via the coding sequence ATGCGTAATTATGAAATAGTAATTATATTTTGTACTGAAGTAGTTAATAAAATACATGATATAGTTAAATTATATAAAAAAATAATTAATAAAGATAATGGTAAAATACATAGAATTGAATATTGGGGGTTACGTAAATTAGCATATCCAATAAAAAGAATTAATCATGCTTATTATATGTTGATTAATATAGAAGTTACTAAAAAAATAATAAATAATTTAAGATATGAATTTAAATTAAATAATATTATTATAAGAAATTTAATTATTAGAAAAAAAAAACCTTGTATTGGTGATTCATTTATTTTAAGAAAATCAAAAAAAAAATTAAAAAAAAATAAAAAAAAAATATAA
- the rpsR gene encoding 30S ribosomal protein S18, whose product MKSYINRKKFCKFTIKKTNEIDYKDLETLKKYITDIGKIIPSRITGTKAKYQRKLSLAIKRARYLSLIPYTDRH is encoded by the coding sequence ATGAAATCATATATTAATCGTAAAAAATTTTGTAAATTTACTATTAAAAAAACTAATGAAATAGATTATAAAGATTTAGAAACATTAAAAAAATATATTACTGATATAGGAAAAATTATACCAAGCAGAATAACAGGTACTAAGGCTAAATATCAAAGAAAATTATCTTTAGCAATAAAAAGAGCTAGGTATTTATCTTTAATACCATATACAGATAGACATTAA
- the ppa gene encoding inorganic diphosphatase yields MNINNIPSGIKIPEELYVIIEISSYSTPIKYEIDKKTGMLFVDRFIPTSMFYPCNYGYINNTLSLDGDPLDALVITPFSLKSRSVILTKPVGMINLIDEKGEDNKIITVPHNKISNEYDNINNINDISLKLRNQILHFFEHYKDLEKEKWIKFKGWSNSKDSKIEIIKSCDRFKKNKNLL; encoded by the coding sequence ATGAATATTAATAATATTCCATCTGGAATAAAAATACCTGAAGAATTATATGTAATTATAGAAATATCATCTTATTCAACACCAATAAAATATGAAATAGATAAAAAAACAGGAATGTTATTTGTTGATAGATTTATACCAACTTCTATGTTTTATCCATGTAATTATGGCTATATTAACAATACTTTATCATTAGATGGTGATCCTTTAGATGCTTTAGTAATAACACCATTTTCATTAAAATCTAGATCTGTTATACTTACTAAACCTGTTGGTATGATTAATTTAATTGACGAAAAAGGTGAAGATAATAAAATAATAACTGTTCCTCATAATAAAATTAGTAATGAATATGATAATATTAATAATATAAATGATATTTCATTAAAATTACGTAATCAAATATTGCATTTCTTTGAACATTATAAAGATTTAGAAAAAGAAAAATGGATAAAATTTAAAGGATGGTCAAATTCTAAGGATTCTAAAATAGAAATAATTAAATCTTGTGATCGTTTTAAAAAAAATAAAAATTTATTATAA
- the rsmD gene encoding 16S rRNA (guanine(966)-N(2))-methyltransferase RsmD, with protein MNKNKINIISGKFYKRKLLLDNYNNQMRPTTNFIRKILFNWLRYNIKNSICLDCFAGSGVLGIESLSHGAKKIIFIEKNYNTIKKLKKNIDLLKLKNVQIIYNDTLNWLMHFGKPQDIIFIDPPFFSSDIFLIEKLIFILEKYNWLKIGSYIYIEYYYLRKNILTPNILKLHKKKKKKIICNLYIR; from the coding sequence ATGAATAAAAATAAAATTAATATTATTAGCGGAAAATTTTATAAACGTAAATTATTATTAGATAATTATAATAATCAGATGAGACCAACTACTAATTTTATAAGAAAAATATTATTTAATTGGTTAAGATATAATATTAAAAATTCAATTTGCTTAGATTGTTTTGCTGGTAGTGGTGTTTTGGGAATAGAATCTTTATCACATGGTGCTAAAAAAATAATTTTTATAGAAAAAAATTATAATACTATAAAAAAACTTAAAAAAAATATAGATTTATTAAAACTAAAAAATGTTCAAATTATTTATAATGATACTTTAAATTGGTTAATGCATTTTGGAAAACCACAAGATATAATTTTTATTGACCCACCTTTTTTTTCTTCAGATATATTTTTAATAGAAAAATTAATATTTATTTTAGAAAAATATAATTGGTTAAAAATTGGATCTTATATATATATTGAATATTATTATCTTAGAAAAAATATTTTAACACCAAATATTTTAAAATTACATAAAAAAAAAAAAAAAAAAATAATATGTAATTTGTATATAAGATAA
- the ftsY gene encoding signal recognition particle-docking protein FtsY yields MKNRLYKIINKDIIYKLKKTFIKIINNIKYFFKIIFKYKNNDQILLNLKKKLLKYDIGLNTTEYILNKIKKNHNENNLNNIELLNKILNIIMSEMLKKLEQPLIINYNKKPFVILIVGVNGVGKTTTVAKLANKYKKKGKKVMLAAADTFRSSAITQLKTWGKKINTPVISRRIKSDAASVVFDSLKAANSKRIDILIIDTSGIMHNKNFLMRNLIKIINIVKKINNNEPDETILIIDSNNGQNSIKQIETFRKSIKISSLIINKIDNISKGGIIFPISHKFNIPIRYIGVGDKIEDIKSFKSENFVKYLLLNLKETLKVK; encoded by the coding sequence ATGAAAAATAGATTATATAAAATTATTAATAAAGATATAATTTATAAATTAAAAAAAACTTTTATTAAAATCATAAATAATATAAAATATTTTTTTAAAATAATATTTAAATATAAAAATAATGATCAAATATTATTAAATTTAAAAAAAAAATTATTAAAATATGATATTGGTTTAAATACTACAGAATATATATTAAATAAAATTAAAAAAAATCATAATGAAAATAATTTAAATAATATCGAATTATTAAATAAAATATTAAATATTATTATGTCAGAAATGTTAAAAAAACTAGAACAACCTTTAATAATAAATTATAATAAAAAACCATTTGTAATTTTAATTGTTGGTGTTAATGGTGTAGGAAAAACTACTACTGTAGCAAAATTAGCTAATAAATATAAAAAAAAGGGTAAAAAAGTTATGTTAGCTGCAGCAGATACATTTAGATCATCTGCTATCACACAACTTAAAACATGGGGTAAAAAAATAAATACACCAGTTATATCAAGAAGAATTAAATCAGATGCAGCTTCTGTTGTTTTTGATTCTTTAAAAGCAGCAAATTCAAAAAGAATTGACATATTAATTATTGATACTTCAGGAATAATGCATAATAAAAATTTTTTAATGAGAAATTTAATTAAAATAATAAATATAGTAAAAAAAATAAACAATAATGAACCTGATGAAACTATATTAATTATAGATTCAAATAATGGACAAAATTCAATAAAACAAATTGAAACTTTTAGAAAATCTATTAAAATTTCTAGTTTAATTATTAACAAAATAGATAATATTTCAAAAGGTGGTATTATTTTTCCTATATCTCATAAATTTAATATTCCTATTAGATATATAGGTGTAGGTGATAAAATAGAAGATATTAAATCTTTTAAATCAGAAAATTTTGTTAAATATTTACTTTTAAATTTAAAAGAAACATTAAAAGTAAAATAA
- a CDS encoding YhgN family NAAT transporter, translated as MKKIVSETFLMLLIMDPIGNLPVFISLLKNFKPIRRKIILIREMFIALLLMVLFLFIGQKILNLLNLKPETISISGGLILFFISLKMMFPNYDKNNELIYDEPFLVPLAIPLVAGPSLLATLIILSNKCNHHILHLIFSLFISWSITFIILMLSDIILFFLGNKGINALEKLVGLILITLSIQMILDGIKTWLKF; from the coding sequence ATGAAAAAAATAGTATCAGAAACATTTTTAATGCTTTTAATAATGGATCCTATTGGTAATTTACCTGTATTTATATCTTTATTAAAAAATTTTAAACCAATAAGAAGAAAAATTATTTTAATTAGAGAAATGTTTATTGCTTTATTATTAATGGTTTTATTTTTATTTATAGGTCAAAAAATTCTTAATCTACTTAATTTAAAACCTGAAACTATATCTATATCTGGTGGATTAATTTTATTTTTTATATCTTTAAAAATGATGTTTCCAAATTATGATAAAAATAATGAATTAATTTATGATGAGCCATTTTTAGTACCTTTAGCTATTCCTTTAGTTGCTGGACCTTCTTTATTAGCTACGTTAATAATATTATCAAATAAATGTAATCATCATATACTACATTTGATTTTTTCTTTATTTATATCATGGAGTATAACATTTATTATATTAATGCTATCAGATATAATACTTTTTTTCTTAGGTAATAAAGGGATTAATGCTTTAGAAAAATTAGTAGGTTTAATTTTAATAACATTATCTATACAAATGATTTTAGATGGTATTAAAACATGGTTAAAATTTTAA
- the asd gene encoding aspartate-semialdehyde dehydrogenase, translated as MKCVGFIGWRGMVGSVLIDRMIYKGNFDTIIPYFFSTSQEGKKGPILSKNQNTNHLYNAYNINILKEMNIIITCQGSKYTKEIYKKLRKNKWGGYWIDASSYLRMKKNSIICLDPVNKDIIYKGLNKGIKDFIGGNCTVSLMLMALSGLFKKKLIDWISVSTYQAASGSGSKNMCELLKQMGVIYNNIKNELKDTNYKILEIEKKIKNISLSNIMPIYNFKSVLAGSLIPWIDKKMNNGQSREEWKGQSETNKILSNKKKIIIDGLCVRIGTLRCHSQSLTIKMNKNISIQEIKKIILKNNKWIKIIPNTYSETINKLTPINVSGTLNILIGRLRKMNIGSKYISAFTVGDQLLWGAAEPIRRMLKIIVSNT; from the coding sequence ATGAAATGCGTAGGTTTTATAGGATGGAGAGGTATGGTTGGATCTGTATTAATTGATAGAATGATATATAAAGGTAATTTCGATACAATTATTCCTTATTTTTTTTCTACATCTCAAGAAGGAAAAAAAGGACCTATATTATCTAAAAACCAAAATACTAATCATCTATATAACGCTTATAATATTAATATTTTAAAAGAAATGAATATTATAATAACTTGTCAAGGAAGTAAATATACTAAAGAAATATATAAAAAACTAAGAAAAAATAAATGGGGGGGGTATTGGATAGATGCTTCGTCTTATTTAAGAATGAAAAAAAATTCTATTATATGTTTAGATCCAGTTAATAAAGATATAATTTATAAAGGATTAAATAAAGGTATTAAAGATTTTATTGGTGGTAATTGTACAGTTAGTTTAATGTTAATGGCATTATCAGGACTATTTAAAAAAAAATTGATAGATTGGATATCTGTATCTACTTATCAAGCGGCTTCTGGAAGTGGTTCTAAAAATATGTGTGAATTATTAAAACAAATGGGGGTTATTTATAATAATATAAAAAATGAATTAAAAGATACTAATTATAAAATTTTAGAAATAGAAAAAAAAATAAAAAATATTTCTTTATCAAATATAATGCCAATATATAATTTTAAATCTGTATTAGCTGGAAGCTTAATTCCATGGATTGATAAAAAAATGAATAATGGACAAAGTCGTGAAGAATGGAAAGGTCAATCAGAAACTAATAAAATATTATCTAATAAAAAAAAAATTATTATAGATGGATTATGTGTTAGAATTGGAACTCTTCGTTGTCATAGTCAATCATTAACTATAAAAATGAATAAAAACATTTCTATTCAAGAAATAAAAAAAATAATATTGAAAAATAATAAATGGATTAAAATTATACCAAATACATATAGTGAAACTATAAATAAACTAACACCTATAAATGTATCAGGAACATTAAATATACTAATAGGTCGTTTACGTAAAATGAATATTGGTTCAAAATATATTTCTGCATTTACAGTAGGTGATCAATTATTATGGGGTGCTGCAGAACCAATTAGAAGAATGTTAAAAATTATAGTATCAAATACTTAA
- a CDS encoding NifU family protein → MINITKNAIKYFEYILHKKKKDNKIFLFIKNPGTIIAECGITYYDKNNNYNNIVKIKYKKIYVCLNKDDVIYFKNSKIDVIKNEFELQLILHAPNSKKKIKKKKKLKDQIINTLNKIINPQLQKHNGYVNFIDINKDKYVILEFKGSCNGCSMANFTLKEGIEKKLKKIFPEINGVLDYTNHKKGKHSFY, encoded by the coding sequence ATGATTAATATAACAAAAAATGCTATTAAATATTTTGAATATATTTTACATAAAAAAAAAAAAGATAATAAAATATTTTTATTTATAAAAAATCCTGGAACAATAATAGCAGAATGTGGTATTACATACTATGATAAAAATAATAATTATAATAATATTGTTAAAATAAAATATAAAAAAATTTATGTATGTTTAAACAAAGATGATGTAATTTATTTTAAAAACTCTAAAATAGATGTTATAAAGAACGAATTTGAATTACAATTAATTTTACATGCTCCAAATTCAAAAAAAAAAATAAAAAAAAAAAAAAAATTAAAAGATCAAATAATTAATACTTTAAATAAAATAATTAATCCTCAGTTACAAAAACATAATGGTTATGTAAATTTTATAGATATAAATAAAGATAAGTATGTAATATTAGAATTTAAAGGAAGTTGTAATGGATGTTCTATGGCAAACTTTACTTTAAAAGAAGGAATCGAAAAAAAACTAAAAAAAATATTTCCTGAAATTAATGGAGTTTTAGATTATACTAATCATAAAAAAGGAAAACATTCTTTTTATTAA
- the aroB gene encoding 3-dehydroquinate synthase — protein sequence MKSKFIFYIIKKMFKIQLNKYIYNKIKVKLKKKSYEIIIGNMLLKSNIIDLKKIKKKNILLIITNKKIYNLYINYVFNFFKKKKIKYNFFIVKDGEYYKNMDTVNNILNHLLSNNYDKNTILVSLGGGVIGDITGFVASIYQRGIKFMQIPTTLLSQIDASIGGKTGINHKIGKNMIGTFYQPIKVLTDTFFLKTLSKKELKSGLVEAIKYGIILDKKFFFWIENNIYDLININKKKILYCINRCCKIKSYVVKCDEKESNIRLLLNLGHTYGHAIEAFTKYSKWSHGESVASGIIMSCFTSESLNMFKKENTKRIINLFKILDLNIKGPINMNPIDYIKYMIIDKKTTSNKIKLILPTDIGKSIILNNVSIKTITNSINELKKYKY from the coding sequence ATGAAATCAAAATTTATATTTTATATTATAAAAAAAATGTTTAAAATTCAATTAAATAAATATATTTATAATAAAATAAAAGTAAAACTAAAAAAAAAATCTTATGAAATTATTATCGGAAATATGTTATTAAAAAGTAATATAATTGATTTAAAAAAAATAAAAAAAAAAAATATTTTATTAATTATCACTAATAAAAAAATATATAATCTATATATAAATTATGTTTTTAATTTTTTTAAAAAAAAAAAAATAAAATATAATTTTTTTATTGTAAAAGATGGTGAATATTATAAAAATATGGATACAGTTAATAATATTTTAAATCATTTATTATCTAATAATTATGATAAAAATACTATTTTAGTATCTTTAGGTGGTGGTGTTATTGGAGATATAACAGGTTTTGTTGCATCTATTTATCAAAGAGGTATTAAATTTATGCAAATACCAACTACTTTATTATCACAAATAGATGCTTCAATAGGTGGTAAAACAGGAATTAATCATAAAATTGGTAAAAATATGATTGGAACATTTTATCAACCAATAAAAGTTTTAACAGATACATTTTTTTTAAAAACATTATCTAAAAAAGAATTAAAATCAGGTTTGGTTGAAGCTATTAAATATGGTATTATTTTAGATAAAAAATTCTTTTTTTGGATAGAAAATAATATTTATGATTTAATTAACATTAATAAAAAAAAAATTTTATATTGTATCAATCGTTGTTGTAAAATAAAATCTTATGTTGTTAAATGTGATGAAAAAGAAAGTAACATTAGATTATTATTAAATCTTGGTCATACATATGGACATGCTATAGAAGCATTTACTAAATATAGTAAATGGTCTCATGGTGAATCAGTAGCTTCTGGAATAATAATGTCATGTTTTACTTCGGAATCATTAAATATGTTTAAAAAAGAAAATACAAAAAGAATTATTAATTTATTTAAAATATTAGATTTAAATATTAAAGGACCAATTAATATGAATCCAATTGATTATATAAAATATATGATAATTGATAAAAAAACAACATCAAATAAAATAAAATTAATATTACCAACTGATATTGGAAAGTCTATTATTTTAAATAACGTTTCTATAAAAACTATAACAAATTCTATAAATGAACTAAAAAAATATAAATATTAA